A genomic stretch from Streptomyces venezuelae ATCC 10712 includes:
- a CDS encoding DNA alkylation repair protein produces the protein MAELAALEDPKAREVNERHGDDHGVNLGKLRAVAKRLKTQQELARQLWETGDTAARLLALLICRPKAFGRDELDTMLRQARTPKVHDWLVNYVVKKNPHAEELRLAWLADPDPVVASAGWALTTERVAKQPDGLDLAGLLDVIEADMKDAPDRLQWAMNHCLAQIGIEREEHRARAIGIGERLEVLKDYPTSPGCTSPYAPVWITELVRRRQDA, from the coding sequence ATGGCCGAGCTGGCCGCGCTCGAGGACCCCAAGGCACGCGAGGTCAACGAGCGGCACGGTGACGACCACGGGGTGAACCTCGGCAAGCTCCGGGCGGTCGCGAAGCGGCTGAAGACGCAGCAGGAGCTCGCCCGGCAGCTGTGGGAGACCGGGGACACGGCGGCGCGGCTGCTCGCGCTCCTGATCTGCCGCCCGAAGGCCTTCGGGCGGGACGAGCTGGACACCATGCTGCGCCAGGCGCGCACGCCCAAGGTGCACGACTGGCTCGTGAACTACGTGGTGAAGAAGAACCCGCACGCCGAGGAGCTGCGCCTGGCCTGGCTCGCCGACCCCGATCCCGTGGTCGCGAGCGCCGGCTGGGCGCTGACCACCGAACGGGTCGCGAAGCAGCCCGACGGCCTCGACCTCGCGGGACTCCTCGACGTCATCGAGGCCGACATGAAGGACGCCCCGGACCGCCTCCAGTGGGCGATGAACCACTGCCTGGCCCAGATCGGGATCGAACGCGAGGAGCACCGCGCCCGGGCCATCGGCATCGGCGAGCGCCTGGAGGTGCTCAAGGACTACCCGACCTCCCCGGGCTGCACCTCCCCCTACGCGCCCGTCTGGATCACCGAGCTGGTGCGCCGCCGCCAGGACGCGTAG
- a CDS encoding RNA polymerase sigma factor, producing the protein MDEVLLRTLTPGVLGVLVRRGADFAAAEDAVQDALVEAVRVWPEDPPRDPKGWLVTVAWRKFLDAARADTARRRREDRVEEEPEPGPAPAADDTLQLYFLCAHPSLTPSSAVALTLRAVGGLTTRQIAQAYLVPEATMAQRISRAKRTVSGVRFDTPGDLATVLRVLYLVFNEGYSGDVDLSAEAVRLTRQLAAAVDHPEVAGLLALMLLHHARRASRTAPDGSLVPLAEQDRSRWDTAAIAEGVAVLQAALARDRLGEFQAQAAVAALHADAPTAGETDWVQIVEWYDELVRLTDSPVVRLNRAVAVGEADGPRAGLAELAALDAALPRYAAVAAYLHEREGDLATAARLYAEAAHQASDLAERDHLTRQAARLNARLRGGGDEEGR; encoded by the coding sequence ATGGACGAGGTCCTGCTCCGGACCCTCACGCCGGGCGTGCTCGGAGTCCTCGTCCGCCGCGGAGCCGACTTCGCGGCGGCTGAGGACGCCGTCCAGGACGCCCTCGTCGAGGCGGTCCGCGTCTGGCCGGAGGACCCTCCCCGGGACCCCAAGGGCTGGCTCGTCACCGTGGCCTGGCGGAAGTTCCTGGACGCGGCACGGGCGGACACCGCCAGGCGCCGCCGCGAGGACCGCGTCGAGGAGGAACCGGAGCCCGGTCCCGCGCCGGCCGCCGACGACACGCTCCAGCTGTACTTCCTGTGCGCCCACCCGTCGCTGACCCCGTCGTCCGCCGTCGCGCTCACGCTCCGCGCCGTCGGCGGACTGACCACCCGCCAGATCGCCCAGGCGTACCTGGTGCCCGAGGCGACGATGGCGCAACGCATCAGCCGGGCCAAACGCACCGTCTCCGGAGTCAGGTTCGACACGCCCGGCGACCTCGCCACCGTGCTGCGCGTCCTCTACCTGGTCTTCAACGAGGGCTACTCCGGTGACGTCGACCTCTCCGCCGAGGCCGTCCGGCTCACCCGGCAGCTCGCCGCCGCGGTCGACCACCCCGAAGTCGCGGGGCTGCTCGCCCTGATGCTGCTCCACCACGCCCGGCGGGCCTCCAGGACGGCGCCCGACGGCAGCCTGGTGCCGCTCGCCGAGCAGGACCGGAGCCGGTGGGACACGGCGGCGATCGCCGAGGGCGTCGCCGTCCTGCAGGCGGCGCTCGCCCGGGACCGGCTGGGCGAGTTCCAGGCGCAGGCGGCCGTCGCGGCACTCCATGCCGACGCGCCCACCGCCGGGGAGACCGACTGGGTGCAGATCGTCGAGTGGTACGACGAGCTGGTGCGGCTCACCGACAGCCCGGTCGTCCGGCTCAACCGCGCGGTCGCCGTCGGCGAGGCCGACGGACCGCGGGCCGGCCTCGCCGAGCTCGCCGCGCTGGACGCCGCGCTGCCCCGGTACGCCGCGGTGGCCGCGTACCTCCACGAGCGCGAGGGCGACCTGGCGACGGCGGCCCGGCTGTACGCCGAGGCGGCCCATCAGGCCTCCGACCTCGCGGAACGCGACCATCTGACCCGCCAGGCGGCCCGGCTCAACGCCCGGCTGCGCGGCGGCGGCGACGAGGAGGGGCGCTGA
- a CDS encoding YciI family protein, protein MAKYLLLKHYRGAPAPVNDVPMDRWTPEEISAHMQYMRDFAGRLEKSGEFVDGQALAPEGTWVRYDGEGRPPVTDGPFAETKDLIAGWMVIDVDGYDRAVELAGELSAAPGAGGKPIHEWLELRPFYGVPPTVTE, encoded by the coding sequence ATGGCGAAGTACCTGCTGCTCAAGCACTACCGCGGCGCTCCGGCCCCCGTGAACGACGTGCCCATGGACCGCTGGACGCCCGAGGAGATCTCGGCGCACATGCAGTACATGCGGGACTTCGCGGGCCGGCTCGAGAAGTCCGGCGAGTTCGTCGACGGCCAGGCGCTCGCACCCGAGGGGACGTGGGTCCGCTACGACGGCGAGGGGCGCCCGCCGGTCACCGACGGCCCCTTCGCCGAGACCAAGGACCTCATCGCCGGCTGGATGGTCATCGACGTCGACGGCTACGACCGCGCCGTCGAACTGGCCGGAGAGCTGTCGGCCGCCCCCGGGGCGGGCGGGAAGCCGATCCACGAGTGGCTGGAACTGCGCCCGTTCTACGGCGTGCCGCCCACCGTCACGGAATGA
- a CDS encoding FAD-dependent oxidoreductase yields MCAARTHGAGNSYWLDSAPPGARPHPPLDGDLSADVVVVGAGIAGLCTAHELVRAGADVVLLEADRIAAGVTGHTTGKLTALHGLRYAALSRAHGAAAAARYADAQQHALDRVVRLAAELGGDAELEHRPAFTYTPDDESVPEIRAEAAAASEAGLDATVVTETGLPYPVAAAVRVDGQLQFHPRRFLLALAEDYVAHGGRLHEGTRVTGLREGAACHLTVEGGVTVDARDVVLATHFPLRCHSSLLVRLSVRRELVVAAAVAERHAPYGMYLTPEGGTRSVRTAPLAEGRRLLIVTGETFEPGSGGVRERYGRLDAWAREHLPGFAEAPEVHRWAAQDVHTPDGLPCVGHEHPDTQHVFLATGFGGWGLSNGVAAGHLLAAHVTGAPRPAWTELVDPRRLLPVRELPGVVRRQTAVARHYVAGFRPGPRCTHMGCELGFNAAEQTWECPCHGSRFATDGRVLQGPATEPLEHPPRPAGKKLGR; encoded by the coding sequence ATGTGCGCGGCGCGTACGCACGGAGCCGGGAACTCGTACTGGCTGGACTCCGCACCGCCCGGCGCCCGCCCCCACCCGCCCCTCGACGGTGATCTCTCCGCCGACGTGGTCGTCGTGGGAGCCGGCATCGCCGGCCTGTGCACGGCGCACGAGCTGGTACGCGCCGGGGCCGACGTGGTCCTGCTCGAAGCCGACCGGATCGCGGCCGGGGTCACCGGGCACACCACCGGCAAGCTGACCGCCCTCCACGGCCTGCGGTACGCAGCCCTGAGCCGCGCTCACGGCGCCGCCGCGGCGGCCCGGTACGCCGACGCACAGCAGCACGCCCTGGACCGCGTGGTCCGGCTCGCCGCCGAGCTCGGCGGCGACGCGGAGCTCGAACACCGGCCCGCGTTCACGTACACCCCGGACGACGAGAGCGTCCCCGAGATCCGCGCCGAGGCGGCCGCGGCCTCGGAAGCCGGACTCGACGCCACCGTCGTGACCGAGACGGGACTGCCGTACCCGGTGGCGGCGGCCGTACGGGTCGACGGCCAGCTGCAGTTCCACCCGCGCCGCTTCCTCCTCGCCCTGGCCGAGGACTACGTCGCGCACGGCGGCCGGCTCCACGAAGGCACCCGCGTCACCGGGCTCCGGGAGGGCGCCGCGTGCCACCTGACCGTCGAGGGCGGGGTCACGGTCGACGCCCGGGACGTCGTCCTCGCCACCCACTTCCCGCTCCGCTGCCACAGCAGCCTCCTGGTGCGGCTCTCGGTGCGCCGCGAACTCGTCGTCGCGGCCGCCGTCGCGGAGCGCCACGCCCCGTACGGGATGTACCTGACGCCCGAGGGCGGCACCCGCTCGGTGCGCACCGCGCCCCTGGCCGAGGGGCGGCGGCTGCTGATCGTCACGGGAGAGACCTTCGAACCGGGGAGCGGCGGCGTACGCGAGCGGTACGGCCGCCTCGACGCCTGGGCCCGCGAGCACCTGCCGGGCTTCGCCGAGGCGCCCGAGGTCCACCGGTGGGCCGCCCAGGACGTCCACACCCCCGACGGGCTGCCCTGCGTCGGCCACGAACACCCCGACACCCAGCACGTCTTCCTCGCCACCGGCTTCGGCGGCTGGGGACTCAGCAACGGTGTGGCCGCCGGACACCTGCTCGCCGCCCACGTCACGGGCGCGCCCCGCCCCGCCTGGACGGAACTCGTCGACCCGCGCCGCTTGCTGCCCGTCCGGGAACTGCCGGGCGTGGTCCGGCGGCAGACCGCCGTGGCCCGCCACTACGTGGCGGGTTTCCGGCCCGGCCCCCGCTGTACGCACATGGGCTGCGAGCTGGGCTTCAACGCGGCCGAGCAGACCTGGGAATGCCCCTGCCACGGCTCCCGCTTCGCCACCGACGGCCGAGTCCTCCAGGGCCCGGCGACCGAGCCGCTGGAGCACCCCCCTCGTCCCGCCGGAAAAAAGCTCGGCCGGTGA
- a CDS encoding Lrp/AsnC family transcriptional regulator, with translation MAVDELDTRILRLLIEQPRTSVREYARILGVARGTVQARIDRLERDGVITATGPVLSPAALGHPVLAFVHVEVTQGHLDEVGDALAAVPEIVEAFSITGGGDLLTRVVARDAGHLEDVIQRLIQLPGVVRTRTEIALRERVAHRLLPLVEAVGRGPGPG, from the coding sequence ATGGCGGTGGACGAGCTCGACACCCGGATCCTGCGGCTGCTCATCGAGCAGCCGCGCACGAGCGTGCGCGAGTACGCCCGGATCCTGGGGGTGGCGCGGGGCACCGTGCAGGCCAGGATCGACCGTCTGGAGCGGGACGGGGTGATCACCGCGACCGGTCCGGTCCTCTCCCCCGCCGCCCTGGGCCACCCGGTGCTCGCCTTCGTGCACGTCGAGGTGACCCAGGGGCATCTGGACGAGGTCGGTGACGCGCTCGCGGCGGTGCCGGAGATCGTGGAGGCCTTCTCGATCACCGGCGGGGGCGATCTGCTCACCCGGGTGGTGGCCCGCGACGCCGGTCATCTTGAGGACGTCATCCAGCGGCTCATCCAGCTGCCCGGGGTGGTCCGCACCCGCACCGAGATCGCGCTGCGCGAGCGGGTGGCGCACCGGCTGCTGCCGCTGGTCGAGGCGGTCGGGCGGGGCCCGGGCCCCGGCTGA
- a CDS encoding TOBE domain-containing protein has product MQSYTIGQAARLLGVSPDTARRWADAGRVETHRDDNGRRVIDGRALAAFSVEIAANGQGDEEAAYTSARNAFPGIVTAVKLGDVAAQVEIQAGPHRLVSLLTREAVEELGLEVGMQATARVKSTSVHIDRT; this is encoded by the coding sequence ATGCAGTCCTACACGATCGGTCAGGCGGCCCGTCTCCTCGGCGTCAGCCCCGACACCGCCCGCCGCTGGGCCGACGCCGGGCGCGTCGAGACCCACCGCGACGACAACGGGCGACGGGTCATCGACGGCCGCGCCCTCGCCGCCTTCTCCGTCGAGATCGCCGCGAACGGCCAGGGCGACGAGGAGGCCGCGTACACCTCCGCGCGCAACGCCTTCCCCGGCATCGTGACCGCGGTCAAGCTCGGTGACGTCGCCGCGCAGGTGGAGATCCAGGCCGGTCCGCACCGGCTGGTGTCGCTCCTCACCCGGGAGGCGGTGGAGGAGCTGGGTCTCGAGGTCGGGATGCAGGCCACCGCCCGCGTGAAGTCGACGAGCGTGCACATCGACCGCACCTGA
- a CDS encoding SpoIIE family protein phosphatase, which yields METHESSSRVPQPPRAAVGDAGVLRELLPIALWREDAEGHIVEWSLAAQDLLGHRPEHVLGRLATPLLVPDANRELAERLTLRVQAGETMVGTLPVRHRDGHTIAMEMWIVPAADPAGRPGAMLIAVETSEVLRMRENLAAMESLFTQSPIGLALLGPDLRFLRVNDALARMNGVAAAEHVGRRLTEVVPGVNAASLESLMRQVMDSGHAVVDARRVGRTPADPERDHIWSCSYAPLIDRTDRRSLGLIASLVDITESQEAHIEVERARHRFALLAEAGARIGTTLDLRQTAEETVRFLVPQLADSADVQMLEAVLAPDDPVASTRGVLRRLAARFPDPTSPTSLLAPGQTFQIPLDSVYEQVVAHGRPTNLYTTDLPALFTDPRTEALRTYFATRIGSARLVPMVARGKVLGAVTVTRLRTREPFDAQDCVLIDEVVARAALNIDNARLYTTQREAALTLQRSLTNSALPAVTGLELTGRYLPASAHDVGGDWFDVIALPGGRTGLVIGDVMGHGIHAAAVMGQLRTAVRTLARHDIPPARMLSSLDAVVADLGEDTMATCLYAVHDPATGGWVIARAGHPPPAVATPDGTITFLDGPPGTPLGTGAHDFGTEEVALPKGGLLVLYTDGLIEARDRDLDEGMRQLARALRPLDRPLDVLCDEILEQLLAAPAQDDVAMLLARTTG from the coding sequence TTGGAGACTCACGAGTCGTCGAGCAGGGTTCCGCAGCCGCCCCGTGCGGCCGTCGGGGACGCGGGCGTGCTCCGCGAGCTGCTGCCGATCGCCCTGTGGCGGGAGGACGCCGAGGGGCACATCGTCGAGTGGTCCCTCGCCGCGCAGGACCTCCTCGGGCACCGCCCCGAGCACGTGCTCGGCCGGCTCGCCACCCCGCTGCTCGTGCCCGACGCCAACCGCGAACTCGCCGAGCGGCTCACCCTCCGGGTCCAGGCGGGCGAGACCATGGTCGGCACGCTGCCCGTCCGGCACCGCGACGGACACACGATCGCGATGGAGATGTGGATCGTGCCGGCCGCCGACCCGGCGGGCCGGCCGGGGGCGATGCTCATCGCGGTGGAGACCTCCGAGGTCCTGCGCATGCGGGAGAACCTGGCGGCGATGGAGAGCCTCTTCACCCAGTCGCCGATCGGTCTCGCCCTGCTCGGCCCCGACCTGCGGTTCCTGCGCGTCAACGACGCCCTGGCCCGGATGAACGGCGTGGCGGCGGCCGAGCACGTCGGCCGCCGCCTCACCGAGGTCGTGCCCGGGGTCAACGCCGCCTCCCTGGAGTCCCTGATGCGGCAGGTCATGGACAGCGGGCACGCCGTCGTCGACGCCCGCCGGGTCGGCCGTACCCCCGCCGACCCCGAGCGCGACCACATCTGGTCCTGCTCGTACGCCCCGCTCATCGACCGGACCGACCGGCGCTCCCTCGGTCTCATCGCCTCCCTCGTCGACATCACCGAGAGCCAGGAGGCGCACATCGAGGTCGAGCGGGCCCGCCACCGCTTCGCCCTGCTCGCCGAGGCCGGGGCCCGGATCGGCACCACCCTGGACCTGCGGCAGACCGCCGAGGAGACGGTACGTTTCCTGGTGCCGCAGCTCGCCGACTCGGCCGACGTCCAGATGCTGGAGGCCGTCCTCGCCCCCGACGACCCGGTCGCCTCCACGCGCGGCGTGCTCCGGCGGCTCGCCGCCCGCTTCCCGGACCCCACCTCGCCCACGTCCCTGCTGGCCCCGGGCCAGACCTTCCAGATCCCGCTGGACTCCGTGTACGAACAGGTCGTCGCGCACGGACGGCCCACGAACCTCTACACCACCGACCTCCCGGCCCTCTTCACCGACCCACGCACCGAGGCGCTCCGCACCTATTTCGCCACCCGCATCGGCTCGGCGCGGCTCGTCCCCATGGTCGCGAGGGGGAAGGTGCTCGGCGCGGTCACGGTGACCCGGCTGCGGACCCGCGAGCCCTTCGACGCGCAGGACTGCGTCCTCATCGACGAGGTGGTGGCCCGCGCCGCCCTCAACATCGACAACGCCCGCCTCTACACGACCCAGCGGGAGGCAGCGCTCACCCTCCAGCGCAGCCTCACCAACAGCGCGCTGCCCGCCGTGACCGGACTCGAGCTCACCGGGCGGTACCTGCCCGCGAGCGCCCACGACGTCGGCGGCGACTGGTTCGACGTCATCGCCCTGCCCGGCGGCCGGACCGGTCTCGTCATCGGCGACGTGATGGGGCACGGCATCCACGCGGCGGCCGTCATGGGCCAACTCCGCACGGCGGTACGGACCCTGGCCCGCCACGACATCCCGCCGGCGCGGATGCTCAGCTCGCTCGACGCCGTCGTCGCCGACCTCGGCGAGGACACGATGGCGACGTGTCTGTACGCCGTCCACGACCCGGCCACCGGCGGCTGGGTCATCGCCCGCGCCGGCCATCCACCGCCCGCCGTGGCCACCCCGGACGGGACGATCACCTTCCTCGACGGGCCGCCGGGAACCCCGCTCGGCACCGGCGCGCACGACTTCGGCACGGAGGAGGTCGCCCTGCCGAAGGGCGGGCTGCTCGTGCTCTACACGGACGGCCTCATCGAGGCCCGCGACCGCGACCTCGACGAGGGGATGCGGCAGCTCGCCCGGGCGCTCCGGCCCCTGGACCGGCCTCTGGACGTGCTGTGCGACGAGATCCTGGAACAGCTCCTCGCGGCGCCCGCGCAGGACGACGTGGCCATGCTCCTCGCCCGTACGACCGGCTGA
- a CDS encoding serine/threonine-protein kinase: MERLGGGGMGTVWRARDLALHRDVALKEVRPPDPALAEHDVESARTLRERVLREARALARIDHPNVVTIHHIVDAGEGTYPWLVMELVTGGSLQDRLDRGTMTPAEAAGLGRELLSALRAAHARDIEHRDVKPPNVLLRPDGRPVLTDFGIAAIRESTVLTASGSIIGSPDYMAPERIRGGGGSGPAADLWSLGMVLYVAVEGHHPLRRENTLATLAAVLSDDVPPPRRAGALTGVLTALLVRDPAARPTAEELDRALASVAGPDAGARTDAVRDGAPGVTGAAGPGVVADAGGGDDGEATSFRLAPPSGAAAAPAPTPPAGAPVSTAPTGPAGPAAHGAVPGAGSGAFAATAPSVGAPSSRPGERRRRSRTARFLGSAVVVVLAVGIPVAAMNWDWRPGDPGGGASSAPPSQQGPVAQRPKVTTAPVTTPPSKDGDPVRRDLLTPDGVRAAVAAIKAASGGDKVTSFVVYPDYAVAEAVVKGSSKLYDRYIYRGKDVAERQGSGTAFPGAVPADLDDFDWDAVPALMKRAEKELGVDKPTSRYLVLTPASTIFGTKAGMSVYLSDTYGSAYLSADQKGRVTATYPREK, translated from the coding sequence ATGGAGCGGCTGGGGGGCGGCGGGATGGGAACGGTCTGGCGCGCCCGCGACCTGGCCCTCCACCGTGACGTGGCGCTCAAGGAGGTACGCCCGCCGGACCCCGCCCTCGCCGAGCACGACGTCGAGAGCGCCCGGACCCTGCGCGAGCGCGTCCTGCGCGAGGCGCGCGCCCTCGCCCGCATCGACCACCCCAACGTGGTGACGATCCACCACATCGTGGACGCCGGCGAGGGCACGTACCCGTGGCTGGTGATGGAACTGGTCACCGGCGGGTCCCTCCAGGACCGGCTCGACCGGGGCACGATGACGCCCGCCGAGGCCGCGGGTCTCGGCCGCGAGCTGCTCTCGGCGCTGCGGGCCGCCCACGCCCGGGACATCGAGCACCGCGACGTGAAGCCGCCCAACGTCCTGCTGCGCCCCGACGGGCGCCCCGTGCTCACCGACTTCGGCATCGCGGCGATCCGCGAGTCCACCGTCCTCACGGCCTCCGGCTCCATCATCGGGTCCCCGGACTACATGGCGCCCGAGCGGATCCGCGGCGGCGGTGGCAGCGGTCCGGCCGCCGACCTGTGGTCGCTCGGCATGGTGCTGTACGTGGCGGTGGAGGGCCACCATCCGCTGCGCCGGGAGAACACCCTCGCGACGCTGGCGGCCGTCCTCTCCGACGACGTCCCGCCGCCGCGGCGGGCGGGCGCGCTGACCGGCGTCCTGACCGCGCTGCTCGTCCGTGACCCCGCGGCCCGCCCGACGGCGGAGGAACTCGACCGCGCGCTCGCGTCCGTCGCCGGGCCGGACGCGGGTGCGCGTACGGATGCCGTGCGGGACGGGGCGCCGGGTGTGACGGGAGCGGCGGGCCCGGGCGTCGTGGCCGATGCCGGGGGCGGGGACGACGGCGAGGCGACGTCCTTCCGGCTGGCGCCTCCTTCGGGGGCGGCGGCCGCCCCAGCTCCGACACCGCCTGCGGGTGCCCCGGTTTCGACGGCACCGACGGGTCCGGCGGGTCCGGCGGCGCACGGGGCGGTTCCTGGCGCGGGTTCCGGCGCGTTTGCGGCGACCGCGCCCTCGGTCGGCGCCCCGTCCTCCCGTCCCGGCGAGAGGCGCCGGCGGAGCCGTACCGCTCGGTTCCTCGGTTCCGCCGTCGTGGTGGTGCTCGCCGTCGGCATTCCGGTCGCCGCCATGAACTGGGACTGGCGGCCGGGCGATCCGGGCGGCGGCGCGAGCAGCGCTCCCCCGTCCCAGCAGGGACCGGTCGCCCAGCGGCCCAAGGTGACGACCGCCCCCGTCACGACGCCGCCGTCGAAGGACGGGGACCCGGTGCGGCGCGATCTGCTGACGCCCGACGGGGTGCGGGCCGCCGTCGCCGCCATCAAGGCGGCCTCGGGCGGGGACAAGGTGACCAGCTTCGTCGTGTACCCGGACTACGCGGTCGCCGAAGCCGTCGTCAAGGGCAGCAGCAAGCTGTACGACCGCTACATCTACCGGGGCAAGGACGTCGCCGAACGCCAGGGATCCGGCACCGCCTTCCCCGGTGCGGTCCCGGCCGATCTGGACGACTTCGACTGGGACGCCGTACCGGCCCTCATGAAACGGGCGGAGAAGGAGCTGGGTGTCGACAAGCCGACCAGTCGCTACCTCGTCCTCACCCCCGCCTCCACGATCTTCGGGACCAAGGCGGGCATGAGCGTCTACCTGTCCGACACGTACGGCTCCGCCTACCTCAGCGCGGACCAGAAGGGCCGGGTGACGGCGACCTACCCCCGCGAGAAGTAA